The following are encoded in a window of Halorarum salinum genomic DNA:
- a CDS encoding type II CAAX endopeptidase family protein, with protein sequence MRSASDVRSQASFVVLTFAFSWTVWGAGYLLAEGGTRTTLLLMLGGFGPAFGAVVRLRLEGRSVRTWLRGRMRFRVGARWYLVALAVPVAFAAVHTVSVAVRGGPLAPSVLVDRAPTFALAVLVTAFVGGGQEEFGWRGYLLPWLQDDLGPFVASLVLGVVWAVWHLPLYVVPGAYNWGEPFGLYVPVVVGFAVVFTWLFNRVGGALPALILLHAAVNSSGLLVPASRSTLAGVAGTPEYLVQFVAVVAVVLAVLAVDGFDLGLDAGVEGAAGPGASAADAEEREPTRA encoded by the coding sequence ATGAGATCCGCTTCCGACGTGCGGTCCCAGGCGTCGTTCGTCGTCCTGACGTTCGCGTTCTCGTGGACGGTGTGGGGGGCCGGCTACCTCCTCGCCGAGGGCGGGACGCGGACCACCCTCCTCCTGATGCTCGGCGGGTTCGGCCCGGCGTTCGGCGCCGTCGTCCGCCTCCGGCTGGAGGGCCGGTCCGTCCGGACGTGGCTCCGTGGGCGGATGCGGTTCCGGGTCGGGGCGCGGTGGTACCTGGTCGCGCTCGCCGTCCCGGTCGCGTTCGCGGCGGTCCACACCGTGTCGGTCGCCGTCCGGGGTGGGCCGCTGGCCCCCTCGGTCCTGGTCGACCGTGCGCCCACGTTCGCGCTCGCCGTGCTCGTGACCGCGTTCGTGGGCGGCGGGCAGGAGGAGTTCGGCTGGCGGGGGTACCTGCTCCCCTGGTTGCAGGACGACCTCGGCCCGTTCGTCGCGAGCCTCGTGCTCGGCGTCGTCTGGGCGGTCTGGCACCTCCCGCTCTACGTCGTCCCCGGCGCGTACAACTGGGGCGAGCCGTTCGGGCTCTACGTGCCGGTCGTCGTCGGGTTCGCCGTCGTGTTCACGTGGCTGTTCAACCGCGTCGGCGGCGCGCTCCCCGCGCTGATTCTCCTGCACGCCGCCGTCAACAGCTCCGGTCTCCTCGTTCCGGCGTCGCGTTCGACCCTCGCCGGGGTCGCCGGTACCCCGGAGTACCTCGTCCAGTTCGTCGCCGTCGTCGCCGTCGTGCTGGCCGTCCTCGCCGTCGACGGCTTCGACCTCGGCCTGGACGCCGGAGTCGAGGGGGCGGCGGGACCGGGGGCGTCCGCGGCCGACGCGGAGGAGCGCGAACCGACGCGGGCTTAA
- a CDS encoding aminopeptidase has translation MDDRVRQHAEVLVDWSARVDEGDRVVVDVAEGAHDLAVAVAEKLGERGATLLATYGSDEVTRAFLRGHDGEFAGNDPALAMLEAADVHLRLGGGRNTTATADVPAERRRAAKKADQRVREARMDTDWVGTVHPTRSLAQQAGMAYEEYRAFVYDAVLRDWESLADEMANVKDVLDGGSEVRIEAERTDLTMSIEGRTAVNSAASVAYDSHNLPSGEVFTAPHATEGEVFFDVPMTIDATRVRNVWLEFEGGEVVDFAAEQGEDAVAGVLDTDEGARRLGELGVGMNRGIDRFTDSILFDEKMGDTVHLAVGRAYDSCLPEGESGNDSAVHVDMIADVSEDSRLLVDGEVIQRNGTFRWEDGFDG, from the coding sequence ATGGACGACCGAGTGCGGCAGCACGCCGAGGTGCTGGTCGACTGGAGCGCCCGCGTCGACGAGGGCGACCGGGTCGTGGTGGACGTCGCGGAGGGCGCCCACGACCTGGCCGTGGCCGTCGCCGAGAAACTGGGCGAACGGGGCGCGACCCTGCTGGCGACCTACGGGAGCGACGAGGTCACGCGGGCCTTCCTCCGCGGGCACGACGGCGAGTTCGCCGGGAACGACCCGGCGCTCGCGATGCTCGAGGCCGCGGACGTCCACCTCCGACTCGGCGGCGGGCGGAACACGACCGCGACCGCCGACGTCCCCGCGGAGCGCCGGCGTGCCGCGAAGAAGGCGGATCAGCGCGTCCGCGAGGCCCGGATGGATACCGACTGGGTGGGCACGGTCCACCCGACGCGCTCGCTCGCCCAGCAGGCAGGGATGGCCTACGAGGAGTACCGGGCGTTCGTCTACGACGCCGTCCTCCGGGACTGGGAGTCGCTCGCCGACGAGATGGCGAACGTGAAGGACGTCCTCGACGGGGGCAGCGAGGTCCGAATCGAGGCGGAACGGACGGATTTGACCATGTCGATCGAGGGACGGACGGCGGTCAACTCCGCGGCCTCGGTCGCGTACGACTCGCACAACCTCCCCTCGGGCGAGGTGTTCACCGCCCCGCACGCGACCGAGGGCGAGGTCTTCTTCGACGTGCCGATGACGATCGACGCGACCCGCGTTCGGAACGTGTGGCTCGAGTTCGAGGGCGGGGAAGTCGTCGACTTCGCGGCCGAGCAGGGCGAGGACGCCGTCGCGGGCGTGCTGGACACCGACGAGGGCGCCCGACGCCTCGGGGAACTCGGGGTCGGGATGAACCGCGGCATCGACCGCTTCACCGACTCCATCCTCTTCGACGAGAAGATGGGCGACACGGTCCACCTCGCGGTGGGGCGGGCGTACGACTCGTGCCTGCCCGAGGGCGAGTCCGGCAACGACTCGGCGGTCCACGTCGACATGATCGCGGACGTGAGCGAGGACTCGCGGCTGCTGGTCGACGGCGAGGTGATCCAGCGAAACGGGACGTTCCGCTGGGAGGACGGATTCGACGGATAG
- a CDS encoding DUF5806 family protein has protein sequence MAEDAGRGRERPPEGDGERAEDRARDGRGDRAESEPTREPSTEHEAEPARESNSEPGTDADPGTDADPGAGREDDGNGGGTGDAPDRDVDDAPADARDADGPDASRTAPGSVPGPNVGADVPEDVPDDVRKYDRFKKMERAEYDRVNEFLRDRTYVTAREWAIARLCADFRTETGVEMTKIGENLPRLVPFMTDTYTPQAVNQARASFEEKVNKAGATFLYGAMCGFFTAEQLDDMMYEVTEVAKFLLEVEGVDLAVEDELEAEDRISKVMRDVRQASAEVRGEEVKCPECGHVHES, from the coding sequence ATGGCCGAGGACGCCGGGCGGGGTCGGGAACGACCGCCCGAGGGTGACGGGGAGCGTGCCGAGGACCGGGCCCGGGACGGGCGCGGCGACCGGGCGGAGTCGGAGCCGACGCGGGAGCCGAGCACGGAGCACGAGGCCGAACCGGCGCGAGAGTCGAACTCGGAGCCGGGGACGGATGCGGACCCAGGGACGGACGCGGACCCGGGGGCCGGGCGGGAGGACGACGGCAACGGCGGGGGGACCGGTGACGCCCCCGACCGCGACGTCGACGACGCGCCCGCGGACGCTCGGGACGCGGACGGCCCGGACGCGTCCCGGACCGCGCCGGGGTCGGTGCCGGGACCGAACGTGGGCGCCGACGTGCCCGAGGACGTCCCCGACGACGTGCGGAAGTACGACCGCTTCAAGAAGATGGAGCGGGCCGAGTACGACCGCGTGAACGAGTTCCTCCGGGACCGGACGTACGTCACGGCCCGCGAGTGGGCCATCGCGCGCCTCTGTGCGGACTTCCGGACGGAGACGGGCGTCGAGATGACGAAGATCGGCGAGAACCTCCCGCGGCTCGTGCCGTTCATGACCGACACCTACACGCCGCAGGCGGTGAACCAGGCGCGGGCCTCCTTCGAGGAGAAGGTGAACAAGGCCGGCGCGACGTTCCTCTACGGCGCGATGTGCGGCTTCTTCACCGCCGAACAGCTCGACGACATGATGTACGAGGTGACCGAGGTCGCCAAGTTCCTGCTGGAGGTCGAGGGCGTCGACCTCGCGGTCGAGGACGAACTGGAGGCCGAGGACCGCATCTCGAAGGTGATGCGCGACGTGCGGCAGGCGAGCGCGGAGGTCCGCGGCGAGGAGGTGAAGTGCCCCGAGTGCGGGCACGTTCACGAGTCTTGA
- a CDS encoding universal stress protein yields MKVLLGIGGSDDSLTALEKTVERTRSAGDDLTVAVVENPESDASLADVESRVRAVLDDAGLDAEVRRVRGDAGSRLVDVAETEGFDLIALGGGQTSPMGKINLGQIAQFVLLNSHVSVKLVR; encoded by the coding sequence ATGAAGGTGCTCCTCGGAATCGGCGGGAGCGACGACTCCCTCACCGCGCTCGAGAAGACGGTCGAGCGCACGCGGAGCGCGGGCGACGACCTCACGGTCGCCGTCGTGGAGAACCCCGAATCCGACGCCTCGCTCGCGGACGTCGAGTCGCGCGTCCGGGCCGTCCTCGACGACGCCGGGCTGGACGCCGAGGTTCGACGGGTTCGGGGGGACGCCGGGAGCCGGCTCGTCGACGTCGCCGAGACCGAGGGGTTCGACCTCATCGCGCTCGGCGGCGGCCAGACGAGCCCGATGGGGAAGATCAACCTCGGCCAGATCGCACAGTTCGTCCTGCTCAACTCCCACGTCTCGGTGAAGCTCGTCCGATGA
- a CDS encoding GNAT family N-acetyltransferase, translating to MTDRIFPDEPAGPFPAPPSSFTDAEGREIEIRPFGGDAAEGDGEFEALVEMYTEFDPADRAQGIPPSGEAGVRDWLDTILGGDARNVVAWDGDVAAGHATLVPDTTPVPEEGVYELAIFVLQSYQGAGIGTRLIEALLGHGAENGVDLVWLTVERWNRSAVGLYKKVGFETSDAESFELEMTARLVDSVGDG from the coding sequence ATGACCGACCGCATCTTCCCCGACGAACCGGCTGGCCCGTTCCCGGCGCCCCCGTCCTCCTTCACCGACGCGGAGGGGCGCGAGATCGAGATCAGACCCTTCGGAGGCGACGCGGCGGAGGGGGACGGGGAGTTCGAGGCGCTCGTCGAGATGTACACCGAGTTCGACCCGGCCGACCGCGCGCAGGGCATCCCGCCGAGCGGGGAAGCGGGCGTCCGCGACTGGCTCGACACCATCCTCGGCGGCGACGCCCGCAACGTCGTCGCGTGGGACGGCGACGTCGCGGCCGGACACGCCACGCTGGTTCCCGACACCACGCCCGTTCCCGAGGAAGGGGTGTACGAACTCGCGATCTTCGTGCTCCAGTCGTACCAGGGCGCCGGCATCGGCACCCGGCTCATCGAGGCGCTGCTCGGCCACGGCGCCGAGAACGGCGTCGACCTCGTCTGGCTCACGGTCGAGCGGTGGAACCGGTCCGCGGTCGGGCTGTACAAGAAGGTCGGCTTCGAGACGAGCGACGCCGAGTCGTTCGAACTGGAGATGACCGCGCGGCTCGTCGACTCGGTCGGCGACGGCTGA
- a CDS encoding universal stress protein, with protein sequence MSLTVERVLVPVDGSDESLEAVEYALAVAERYGAAVHAVYVLGEEVVRAIETDAVDGEEVAEDTEAFTETVREMAARRDVPVSSSIAYGFSTTRKSRHPGSVILDTAEEISADFLVIPREPVTGEPAEVLEKAAEYVLLYASQPVLSV encoded by the coding sequence ATGAGCCTGACCGTCGAACGCGTCCTGGTCCCGGTGGACGGGAGCGACGAGTCGCTGGAGGCCGTCGAGTACGCCCTCGCGGTCGCGGAGCGGTACGGCGCGGCGGTCCACGCCGTCTACGTGCTGGGCGAGGAGGTCGTCCGCGCCATCGAGACCGACGCGGTGGACGGCGAGGAGGTCGCGGAGGACACCGAGGCGTTCACCGAAACCGTCCGGGAGATGGCCGCACGGCGCGACGTCCCGGTCTCCTCCTCCATCGCCTACGGCTTCTCGACCACCAGGAAGTCGCGCCACCCCGGCAGCGTCATCCTCGACACCGCCGAGGAGATCTCGGCGGACTTCCTCGTCATCCCCCGCGAACCGGTCACGGGCGAGCCTGCCGAGGTGCTGGAGAAGGCCGCCGAGTACGTGTTGCTGTACGCGAGCCAGCCCGTGCTGTCGGTCTGA